A single Bacillus sp. HMF5848 DNA region contains:
- the queF gene encoding preQ(1) synthase: protein MAGRQSDELQDISLLGNQGTKYKFEYDPSILETFDNKHPDRDYFVKFNCPEFTSLCPITAQPDFATIYISYIPDIKMVESKSLKLYLFSFRNHGDFHEDCMNVIMKDLIKLMDPRYIEVWGKFTPRGGISIDPYTNYGRPGTKYEQMAEHRLMNHDMYPEKVDNR, encoded by the coding sequence ATGGCTGGTCGTCAATCTGATGAACTACAAGATATATCCTTATTAGGGAACCAAGGAACAAAATATAAATTTGAATATGATCCATCTATTTTAGAAACGTTTGATAATAAACATCCTGACCGTGATTATTTTGTAAAATTTAATTGTCCAGAATTTACTAGCTTATGTCCTATTACTGCTCAGCCAGATTTTGCAACAATTTATATTAGCTACATTCCGGATATAAAAATGGTGGAAAGTAAGTCTTTAAAGCTCTATCTTTTTAGTTTTCGAAATCATGGTGACTTCCACGAGGACTGTATGAACGTCATTATGAAGGATCTTATTAAATTAATGGACCCTCGTTACATCGAGGTGTGGGGTAAATTCACACCACGTGGAGGCATCTCCATTGATCCTTATACAAACTATGGACGCCCAGGTACGAAGTATGAACAAATGGCCGAGCATCGTTTAATGAATCATGATATGTATCCTGAAAAAGTAGATAACCGATAA
- a CDS encoding GntR family transcriptional regulator: MINKKSPLPIYYQLEELIKQQIENGELTPGTMLPSERELSDIYNISRMTVRQAITNLVNQGFLYREQGRGTFVIEKKFEQDLLGLSSFSEQMLQRGLKPGSILLSFKTLHVSEDICAKLQINTENEVHRIERVRLANEQPIALETTYIPAALLPQLSEQVLQDSLYKYVEAQLNQSIHFARQTLEAVIATDFEIKHLQLAKSDPILLIERIAYLDDGTPFEVTKSAFRADKYKFTIDIKRTV; encoded by the coding sequence ATGATAAATAAAAAATCTCCCTTGCCGATTTATTATCAACTGGAAGAACTTATAAAACAGCAAATTGAGAATGGAGAGCTTACTCCTGGTACAATGCTCCCTTCAGAACGGGAACTGTCTGACATATATAACATTAGTAGAATGACTGTTAGGCAAGCGATTACAAACCTTGTCAACCAAGGTTTTTTGTATCGTGAGCAGGGCCGTGGTACCTTTGTTATTGAAAAAAAATTCGAACAAGATTTACTAGGGTTATCCAGCTTTAGCGAACAAATGTTACAAAGAGGACTTAAACCAGGTAGTATATTATTGTCTTTTAAAACATTGCATGTTTCTGAGGATATTTGTGCTAAGTTACAAATTAATACGGAAAATGAAGTACACCGAATCGAACGAGTCCGCTTAGCAAATGAACAGCCAATTGCCCTTGAAACAACCTATATTCCCGCAGCTTTATTGCCTCAACTTTCAGAACAAGTGTTGCAGGATTCTCTGTATAAATATGTTGAGGCCCAGTTAAATCAGTCTATACACTTTGCACGTCAAACACTTGAAGCAGTTATAGCAACTGATTTTGAGATAAAACATTTGCAGCTAGCAAAGAGTGACCCCATCTTACTCATTGAACGTATAGCCTATTTGGATGATGGAACGCCATTTGAGGTAACAAAATCAGCTTTTCGAGCTGACAAATACAAATTTACAATCGATATTAAGCGCACCGTTTAA
- the nagA gene encoding N-acetylglucosamine-6-phosphate deacetylase yields MASFCLTNITVYGEYQTFTNGYIKIVEDKIVDVGSMDDLSESVMDAIEIISFETGYSAIPGMIDIHIHGVEGVDTMDATIEALTKMSQALPKEGTTSFLATTITQHPDLIAAALKNVADYKRTNNQDEGAELLGIHLEGPFINANKAGAQPIEFIRKPDVNLFKSWQRLAEGFIKIVTLAPEIEGAIPLINYLKKQGVITSIGHSDANSTDIDHAIQAGATHVTHLFNGMKGVHHREPGVAGAALLHNELKTELIADNIHVHQDMLHLAYKAKGPDNIMLITDAMRAKCLVDGTYDLGGQSVHVDGKKAILDNGTLAGSILKMSEALKNMKEITKNRFEQLIQTTSSNQAKSLNIFDRKGSLTIGKDADVVIIDEQMQVIMTICRGRIIYRRGD; encoded by the coding sequence ATGGCATCTTTTTGTCTTACTAACATAACTGTTTATGGCGAATACCAAACATTTACTAATGGCTATATAAAAATTGTAGAAGATAAAATTGTTGATGTTGGATCTATGGATGACTTGTCAGAATCAGTAATGGATGCAATAGAGATAATTTCATTTGAGACAGGCTATTCTGCTATTCCAGGTATGATAGATATACATATCCATGGTGTTGAAGGAGTTGACACTATGGATGCAACAATTGAAGCACTTACCAAAATGTCTCAAGCACTACCTAAGGAAGGAACAACAAGCTTTCTTGCCACAACAATAACACAGCATCCAGACCTTATTGCAGCTGCTCTGAAAAATGTCGCTGACTACAAACGTACAAACAATCAAGATGAAGGTGCAGAGCTACTAGGTATACATTTAGAGGGGCCATTTATAAACGCTAATAAAGCGGGAGCCCAGCCTATAGAATTTATTAGGAAGCCAGATGTAAATCTTTTTAAGAGTTGGCAACGATTAGCTGAAGGGTTTATAAAAATAGTTACGTTAGCTCCTGAAATAGAGGGAGCGATCCCGTTAATTAATTATCTAAAGAAACAAGGTGTCATTACCTCTATCGGTCATTCCGATGCAAATTCTACGGATATAGATCATGCGATTCAAGCGGGAGCGACACATGTTACACATCTTTTTAATGGAATGAAAGGAGTTCATCATCGTGAGCCAGGGGTGGCAGGTGCTGCTTTATTACACAATGAACTCAAGACAGAGCTTATTGCTGATAACATTCATGTGCATCAAGATATGCTCCACTTAGCGTACAAAGCGAAGGGTCCTGACAATATTATGTTAATTACTGATGCAATGCGAGCCAAATGTTTGGTCGATGGCACGTATGATTTAGGAGGACAATCTGTTCATGTAGATGGAAAGAAGGCTATACTGGATAATGGAACTCTAGCAGGTAGTATTTTAAAAATGAGTGAAGCATTAAAAAACATGAAGGAAATTACTAAGAATAGATTTGAGCAACTTATACAAACTACGTCTAGTAATCAAGCAAAATCCCTAAACATATTTGATCGAAAGGGAAGTTTAACGATTGGTAAAGATGCTGATGTTGTCATTATAGATGAACAAATGCAGGTGATTATGACCATTTGTCGAGGGCGGATCATTTATAGAAGAGGTGATTGA
- the nagB gene encoding glucosamine-6-phosphate deaminase, which translates to MRLYVTKNHEGLSELAAAYVLDVVKTKSTAVLGLATGGTPERTYQLLVEDHIKNKTSYKHIKTVNLDEYVGLSSNHNMSYRKYMHEKLFKHIDICDANIHIPNGAAEDINEECKRYDYNLDKLGYPDIQILGLGQNGHIGFNEPGSDFSQSTHLTKLTESTRIANARFFPSVEDVPVYAITMGIASILKSKKILLLVSGQRKANTLLRLFTEEVHTQFPCSALNLHDDVVVIADEAAMIELRRFKEYDSITVEQTDRV; encoded by the coding sequence ATGAGGTTATATGTTACCAAAAACCATGAAGGCCTCAGTGAGCTGGCGGCTGCTTATGTGTTAGACGTTGTAAAAACAAAATCAACGGCTGTTTTAGGGCTTGCAACAGGTGGAACACCAGAAAGAACATATCAATTACTTGTAGAAGATCATATTAAAAATAAAACCTCTTATAAACATATAAAAACGGTGAATTTAGATGAGTATGTCGGGTTGTCTTCCAATCACAACATGAGTTATCGCAAGTATATGCATGAAAAGCTTTTTAAGCATATTGATATATGTGATGCGAATATTCATATTCCTAACGGAGCAGCAGAGGATATAAATGAAGAGTGTAAGCGATATGATTACAACCTTGATAAGCTTGGTTACCCTGATATCCAAATCCTGGGTCTTGGGCAGAATGGTCATATTGGTTTTAATGAACCAGGTTCAGATTTTTCGCAATCAACACACCTTACTAAGCTAACTGAGTCGACACGCATAGCTAATGCCAGGTTTTTTCCAAGTGTAGAAGATGTTCCAGTGTATGCTATTACAATGGGGATAGCAAGCATTTTAAAGTCAAAAAAAATTCTACTTCTTGTATCAGGACAACGCAAAGCAAATACTCTTTTACGTTTGTTTACTGAAGAAGTCCACACTCAATTCCCTTGTTCTGCATTAAATCTTCACGATGATGTTGTGGTTATCGCTGATGAGGCAGCAATGATAGAGCTAAGGCGTTTTAAAGAATATGATTCAATAACTGTAGAGCAAACAGACCGTGTATAA
- a CDS encoding glycine betaine ABC transporter substrate-binding protein produces MFKKVLTFSLAAVVSLGLAACGGNEGASGSVAEQVDYEIVGIDPGAGLMKATATVIEDYGLEDWKLVEGSGAAMTAALKKAYDKEEPIIITGWTPHWKFSKFDLKYLEDPKGIYGDAEEIHTIARQGLDTDHPSAYTVLDQFNWTPDDMATVMVMIEDGMKAEEAAAKWVEENSDKVAEWTAGADAVDGDEIQIAYVAWSSEIASTNVVKKVLEDIGYDVTISQVEAGPMWTGVADGSVDAHVAGWLPTTHADYVDKYDGEFVDLGANLEGTKIGLIVPSYMDINSIEDLK; encoded by the coding sequence ATGTTTAAAAAAGTACTTACATTTAGCCTTGCAGCAGTAGTATCACTAGGTTTAGCTGCATGTGGAGGAAACGAAGGTGCATCTGGTTCTGTTGCAGAACAAGTAGATTATGAGATTGTAGGGATTGATCCAGGAGCAGGATTGATGAAAGCAACTGCAACAGTCATTGAAGATTATGGTCTTGAAGATTGGAAGCTTGTTGAAGGCTCTGGTGCAGCTATGACAGCAGCTCTGAAAAAGGCATATGATAAGGAAGAACCAATCATAATTACTGGTTGGACTCCTCATTGGAAGTTTTCTAAGTTCGATCTTAAGTACTTAGAGGACCCAAAAGGTATTTATGGTGATGCCGAAGAAATTCACACAATTGCACGCCAAGGTTTAGACACTGATCACCCAAGTGCCTACACTGTATTAGATCAATTCAACTGGACACCAGATGATATGGCTACGGTTATGGTAATGATTGAAGACGGTATGAAGGCCGAAGAAGCTGCTGCAAAATGGGTAGAAGAAAACAGTGATAAGGTAGCTGAGTGGACTGCAGGTGCAGATGCTGTTGATGGCGACGAAATCCAAATTGCGTACGTTGCTTGGTCAAGTGAAATTGCGTCAACTAACGTTGTTAAAAAAGTACTAGAAGATATCGGCTACGATGTGACGATTAGTCAGGTTGAGGCTGGTCCTATGTGGACAGGTGTTGCCGACGGTAGTGTAGATGCGCATGTTGCAGGCTGGTTACCAACAACACATGCTGACTATGTTGATAAATATGATGGCGAGTTTGTGGATCTTGGTGCAAACCTGGAAGGTACAAAGATCGGGCTTATTGTCCCATCTTATATGGACATTAACTCAATTGAAGATTTAAAATAA
- a CDS encoding proline/glycine betaine ABC transporter permease has protein sequence MSNVFLPKIPIADWIDSSVEWFTDHFEGMFEIIADGLEGTVEGLVDILAFIHPFILVILFSLLAWRLVNWKVAVFTFIGLFLIGNLDYWEEMLQTLSLVLTSVFISILIGIPIGIWASQQALVRKIVTPILDFMQTMPAFVYLLPAIFFFNIGVVPGIVASVIFAMPPTIRLTVLGIQQVPEDLIEATEAFGSTTKQRLLKVQLPLAMPTIMAGINQSIMLALSMVVIASMVGAPGLGAEVYRAVTQIQTGTGFEAGLAIVIIAIMLDRITQNITKTNQGGHL, from the coding sequence TTGAGTAATGTATTTTTACCAAAGATACCAATTGCAGACTGGATTGATTCGTCTGTTGAATGGTTTACAGATCATTTTGAAGGCATGTTTGAGATAATTGCTGACGGTTTAGAAGGAACAGTAGAAGGATTAGTAGATATTCTAGCATTCATACACCCTTTTATTCTCGTAATTTTATTTTCATTATTAGCTTGGAGACTTGTAAACTGGAAAGTTGCTGTCTTTACGTTTATTGGCCTATTCCTAATCGGCAACTTAGATTACTGGGAGGAAATGCTACAAACGTTATCATTAGTTCTAACATCTGTTTTTATATCAATACTTATCGGAATTCCAATTGGTATTTGGGCATCACAACAGGCTCTTGTTCGTAAAATTGTGACACCGATTCTTGATTTTATGCAAACGATGCCTGCATTTGTGTATTTATTGCCGGCAATCTTTTTCTTCAATATTGGCGTTGTTCCAGGAATTGTTGCATCAGTTATCTTTGCGATGCCACCTACTATTCGCTTGACAGTGTTAGGTATACAGCAAGTGCCAGAAGATTTAATTGAAGCGACGGAAGCGTTTGGGTCAACAACGAAACAACGGTTATTAAAGGTCCAACTACCATTAGCCATGCCTACTATTATGGCAGGTATAAACCAAAGTATTATGCTAGCACTATCTATGGTTGTAATTGCATCAATGGTAGGAGCACCTGGACTAGGTGCAGAAGTGTATCGTGCTGTTACACAAATTCAAACAGGTACTGGTTTTGAAGCTGGTTTAGCTATCGTTATCATTGCTATTATGCTAGACCGGATTACTCAAAATATAACAAAAACAAATCAAGGGGGACATTTATAA
- the proV gene encoding glycine betaine/L-proline ABC transporter ATP-binding protein ProV, which translates to MEESTIKIKVENITKIFGKHTKQAQQLIQEGKTKQDILQKTGATVGVKDASFEVHNGEIFVIMGLSGSGKSTLVRLINRLIEPTFGSVYVDNEDITSMNKENLRDIRRKKMSMVFQRFALFPHRTVLENTEYGLEIQGVNETERKEKALESLKLVGLEGYEEQYPSQLSGGMQQRVGLARALANNPDVLLMDEAFSALDPLIRKDMQDELLQLQSTLGKTIIFITHDLDEALRIGDRIALMKDGSIVQIGTPEEILMNPSNEYVERFVEDVDLAKVLTASHVMKRAESIQIEKGPRVALQLMKERGISSIYIVDKQRKLLGAITANDASKAVEAKKTIADILIPNVATVPLHTILTDVFETVSEATIPVAVVDEEHRLHGLLVRGAVIGALAGNEQHINHEVEVEVEVEVKVEVAAGGEHIE; encoded by the coding sequence ATGGAAGAAAGTACTATAAAAATAAAGGTCGAAAATATTACTAAGATTTTCGGTAAGCATACGAAACAAGCCCAGCAATTAATTCAAGAAGGGAAAACAAAACAAGATATACTTCAAAAAACGGGAGCTACTGTTGGTGTTAAAGACGCTTCGTTCGAAGTTCACAACGGCGAAATATTTGTCATTATGGGGCTCTCAGGTAGTGGGAAATCCACGCTAGTAAGACTCATTAATCGACTTATCGAGCCTACGTTTGGTTCTGTATATGTTGATAATGAGGATATTACAAGCATGAATAAAGAAAATTTGCGTGACATTCGCCGAAAAAAAATGAGTATGGTTTTTCAACGATTTGCGCTGTTTCCACACCGAACTGTACTAGAAAACACCGAATATGGTCTAGAAATTCAGGGTGTTAATGAAACAGAACGAAAAGAAAAAGCACTTGAATCGTTAAAGCTAGTTGGTTTAGAAGGTTATGAAGAGCAATACCCTTCACAATTAAGTGGTGGCATGCAGCAGCGCGTTGGTTTAGCTAGAGCTCTTGCGAACAATCCTGATGTACTATTAATGGACGAAGCATTTAGTGCATTAGATCCATTAATACGAAAGGATATGCAGGATGAGCTTCTACAGCTGCAATCTACGTTAGGAAAAACAATTATTTTCATTACACATGATTTAGACGAAGCACTTCGTATTGGTGATCGTATCGCCCTTATGAAGGATGGTAGCATTGTTCAAATAGGTACGCCTGAAGAGATTTTAATGAACCCTTCTAACGAATATGTTGAGCGTTTTGTCGAGGATGTCGACCTTGCGAAAGTGTTAACAGCTAGTCATGTCATGAAGCGAGCGGAATCGATTCAGATCGAAAAAGGACCTCGTGTAGCTCTTCAACTAATGAAGGAGCGTGGGATTTCTTCTATTTATATAGTAGATAAACAACGAAAACTTCTAGGAGCTATTACTGCAAATGATGCCTCTAAAGCTGTTGAGGCGAAGAAAACAATAGCTGACATATTAATACCTAATGTTGCAACTGTGCCCTTACATACTATTTTAACTGATGTGTTTGAAACAGTATCAGAAGCTACTATTCCTGTTGCCGTTGTTGATGAGGAGCATCGCCTTCACGGCCTACTCGTGCGTGGTGCCGTCATAGGAGCTCTTGCTGGTAATGAGCAACACATCAACCACGAAGTAGAAGTAGAAGTAGAAGTAGAAGTAAAAGTAGAAGTAGCAGCAGGAGGTGAACATATTGAGTAA
- a CDS encoding GbsR/MarR family transcriptional regulator has translation MKDIEQLDKARERVIETIAQNMGLYGVTPSVGRLYGLLYFKNEPMTLDDMKEELGMSKTSMSTAVRHLLELKMVEKVWKKGSRKDLYIVNQDWYQTFADFFAIKWRTSISINVKAMKKSIEELHGILNSESVEEGIQKTAKQDIEKLEHALEYYEWLNRVVDTFESKDIFKHIPK, from the coding sequence TTGAAAGATATAGAGCAGCTTGATAAGGCACGAGAAAGAGTAATTGAAACAATCGCGCAAAATATGGGGTTATACGGTGTAACACCTTCGGTTGGAAGGCTATATGGCTTACTATATTTTAAAAATGAACCAATGACTCTTGATGATATGAAAGAAGAGTTAGGTATGAGCAAAACTAGCATGAGTACGGCCGTGCGTCATTTATTAGAGCTTAAGATGGTTGAAAAAGTATGGAAAAAAGGTTCGAGAAAAGATTTATATATAGTAAATCAAGATTGGTATCAAACGTTTGCTGATTTTTTTGCGATAAAGTGGCGTACAAGTATTTCGATTAATGTGAAGGCTATGAAAAAATCCATAGAAGAGCTGCACGGCATACTAAATAGTGAGTCGGTAGAGGAAGGTATTCAAAAAACTGCGAAACAAGATATTGAAAAGCTTGAACATGCGCTCGAGTATTATGAGTGGCTAAATAGAGTTGTTGACACATTTGAATCTAAAGATATCTTTAAACATATACCAAAATAA
- a CDS encoding M20 family metallopeptidase, with amino-acid sequence MIENIFKRLEGAYDEMVALRRDFHRNPELSFQEVRTPAKIASYHESIGLEVRTGVGGRGVVATLRGGKPGKTVALRADFDALPIQDEKDVPYKSQVPGAMHACGHDGHTATLLVLAKALVQVKEEIAGNIVFIHQFAEELAPGGAKPMIEDGCLDGVDAIYGTHLWSVLPVGQIGYRAGYAMAAADAFEVVIQGKGGHGAQPHETVDPIVIGAQVINNLQTVVSRRTDPLKSAVLTIGQFHAGNAFNVIPDKAKLSGTVRTFDESVRLQMEQDMARIINCTCAAYGATATFSYDRGYPAVWNHKTETDQLVETAKQIVGEDNVIELDPVMGGEDFAYYLREVPGTFFFTGAGNQETGITYPHHHPKFDIDEKSMLLAAKHLAGCALSFLHGDHKVIPLLPKQKTS; translated from the coding sequence ATGATTGAGAATATTTTCAAACGTTTAGAAGGTGCGTACGATGAAATGGTGGCGCTTAGAAGAGATTTTCATAGAAATCCCGAACTATCTTTTCAGGAGGTGCGTACTCCAGCAAAAATTGCTTCCTATCACGAGTCAATTGGCTTAGAAGTGCGAACTGGTGTGGGTGGTCGTGGTGTGGTTGCTACTCTGCGAGGAGGCAAACCTGGAAAAACCGTAGCTTTGCGTGCGGATTTTGACGCCTTACCAATACAAGATGAAAAGGATGTCCCTTACAAATCACAAGTTCCTGGCGCTATGCACGCATGCGGTCATGATGGTCATACAGCTACTTTACTAGTATTAGCTAAGGCACTCGTACAAGTTAAAGAAGAAATAGCTGGTAACATTGTATTTATTCATCAATTTGCAGAGGAGCTTGCTCCTGGTGGGGCTAAGCCAATGATTGAAGATGGTTGTCTCGATGGTGTAGATGCTATTTACGGTACACACTTATGGTCTGTTCTCCCGGTTGGTCAAATTGGCTACCGTGCTGGTTATGCAATGGCTGCAGCAGACGCCTTTGAAGTCGTAATCCAAGGAAAGGGCGGACATGGCGCACAGCCACACGAAACAGTTGACCCTATCGTCATCGGCGCACAAGTTATTAATAATTTGCAGACTGTTGTAAGTCGTCGAACAGATCCATTAAAATCAGCTGTACTAACGATAGGCCAATTTCACGCTGGCAATGCTTTTAATGTTATTCCAGATAAAGCTAAACTATCAGGAACTGTACGTACGTTTGATGAATCAGTACGTCTTCAAATGGAGCAAGATATGGCACGCATTATTAACTGTACCTGTGCAGCTTATGGAGCAACTGCAACATTTTCATACGATCGAGGCTATCCAGCTGTGTGGAATCACAAGACAGAGACTGACCAACTAGTCGAAACTGCTAAACAAATTGTTGGTGAAGATAACGTTATAGAGCTCGACCCTGTAATGGGTGGAGAGGATTTTGCATATTACTTACGAGAAGTGCCTGGAACATTCTTTTTTACTGGGGCCGGAAACCAAGAAACAGGCATAACGTATCCTCATCACCATCCAAAGTTTGATATAGATGAAAAATCAATGCTGCTAGCAGCTAAACATTTGGCAGGTTGTGCGCTTTCGTTTTTACACGGTGATCATAAAGTAATACCTCTACTACCAAAACAAAAGACGTCATAA
- a CDS encoding pyroglutamyl-peptidase I has protein sequence MNTLLLTGFEPFLDHPLNPSAEIVKELDGMIIGDYIVKGCLLPVEFSQSANQMISLFDEVKPDVVISLGLAAGRNTITPERIAINCNDGVKDNSGFIPEDEAIIQEGPVGYFSTLPIRTFVNVLREYGYPAEISNSAGTYLCNNVMYQMLHYISVNQYNCLSGFVHIPASHDLAVISKRTMPSWSHADLVEACKVMIQSLAVEK, from the coding sequence ATGAATACACTATTGCTAACAGGATTCGAACCGTTTTTAGACCATCCTCTAAACCCCTCAGCAGAAATCGTTAAGGAACTTGATGGTATGATTATTGGTGATTATATAGTTAAAGGGTGCCTACTACCTGTTGAATTTTCTCAATCTGCTAACCAAATGATTTCTTTGTTTGATGAAGTGAAACCAGATGTTGTCATCTCACTAGGGCTAGCAGCTGGTAGAAATACTATAACACCTGAACGAATTGCTATAAATTGCAACGATGGTGTGAAGGATAATAGTGGCTTTATACCAGAGGATGAAGCAATCATTCAGGAAGGTCCAGTTGGGTATTTTTCAACTTTACCTATTCGTACGTTCGTGAATGTTCTAAGAGAATATGGTTATCCTGCTGAAATTTCTAACAGTGCGGGTACATATTTATGCAACAATGTTATGTACCAGATGCTTCACTATATTTCAGTTAATCAGTATAACTGCTTATCTGGCTTTGTTCATATACCGGCTTCCCATGATTTGGCTGTCATATCAAAGAGAACTATGCCTAGCTGGTCACATGCAGATTTAGTTGAGGCTTGTAAGGTAATGATCCAATCGTTAGCCGTGGAAAAGTAA
- the pxpB gene encoding 5-oxoprolinase subunit PxpB codes for MILPIQSIQPVGDSAVLITFATDIDEQSNTHIISLSNQVEKSLFPYIKESVPAFTTITVYYDSYNICYEDIRVMLLNSLSETSTSVKQPCRKIIIPTFYGHDLGTDIERVANFNKLTVEEVVFLHTSTAYKIYMMGFLPGFPYLGGLPKQLHTPRLDNPRQLVCKGSVGIAGPQTGIYTLDSPGGWNIIGHSPIEMFMPKAENPFIWKPGDWIQFQSISYNEYELLKKDINNGTFRIETEIR; via the coding sequence ATGATTTTACCGATACAAAGTATACAGCCTGTTGGTGATAGTGCAGTTTTGATTACGTTCGCTACAGATATAGATGAACAAAGTAATACGCACATAATTTCTTTATCAAATCAAGTGGAAAAAAGTTTGTTTCCTTATATAAAAGAATCTGTTCCTGCTTTTACTACGATAACAGTATATTATGATTCGTATAATATATGTTATGAAGATATAAGAGTGATGCTACTAAATAGCTTAAGTGAGACAAGTACAAGTGTGAAACAACCTTGCAGAAAAATCATAATACCGACTTTTTATGGACATGATTTAGGAACTGATATAGAAAGGGTCGCTAATTTCAATAAATTAACTGTTGAGGAAGTTGTATTTTTACACACATCAACTGCTTACAAAATTTATATGATGGGATTTTTACCAGGTTTTCCTTATTTAGGAGGGCTTCCAAAACAACTTCATACTCCTCGATTAGATAATCCACGCCAGTTAGTTTGCAAAGGATCTGTTGGTATTGCTGGTCCACAAACAGGAATATATACCCTAGATTCACCAGGTGGATGGAATATTATTGGTCATTCGCCTATTGAGATGTTTATGCCAAAAGCTGAAAATCCATTTATATGGAAACCGGGTGATTGGATTCAATTCCAATCTATTTCATATAACGAATACGAGTTATTAAAAAAGGATATTAACAACGGAACTTTTAGAATAGAGACTGAAATAAGGTGA
- a CDS encoding biotin-dependent carboxyltransferase family protein, producing MNIPIFRVRKTGLYTTIQDNGRFGFQKYGVVTSGVMDSFSAELANIVVGNPRSFATIEITIVGPELEVLNPCTVAFCGADLSVTKNGNPIDLWSAIIMKKGDIIQFSKPNAGSRLYMAIAGGIQAENVLGSMSVYEKAGFGQVVKNDQIIYGRKHLPVTYIKRLPKQFIPTFHTHETIRVVLGPHESRFTESGIHTFLTTHYTIKMADRMGYRLQSNKNISHVNGADIYSEAIPIGSIQVPASGQPIVLLADRQTTGGYTRIATVATVDLGKLTQMPVGGIIRFKVISIYESQRLLRKRERQLRIWDLLNTNNITASS from the coding sequence ATGAACATCCCTATTTTCCGAGTACGTAAAACGGGCTTGTATACTACTATACAGGACAATGGTAGATTTGGCTTTCAGAAATATGGTGTTGTCACTTCAGGTGTAATGGATTCTTTTAGTGCGGAATTAGCAAATATAGTGGTTGGAAATCCACGTTCCTTTGCCACAATAGAAATTACGATTGTTGGGCCAGAGTTAGAGGTGTTAAATCCATGCACAGTTGCCTTTTGTGGAGCGGACTTATCTGTTACGAAAAATGGGAACCCGATAGATTTATGGTCAGCAATAATAATGAAAAAAGGGGATATTATACAATTTTCAAAGCCGAATGCGGGGTCTAGACTATATATGGCAATAGCAGGAGGAATACAAGCTGAAAATGTACTTGGGAGTATGTCGGTATATGAAAAAGCTGGATTTGGTCAAGTTGTCAAAAATGATCAGATTATATATGGAAGAAAGCACCTGCCAGTAACGTATATTAAGAGACTTCCGAAACAATTTATCCCTACGTTTCATACACATGAAACTATCAGAGTAGTTCTAGGTCCGCATGAATCTAGATTCACTGAATCAGGTATACACACGTTTCTAACTACTCACTACACAATAAAAATGGCCGATCGAATGGGCTATAGATTACAGTCAAATAAGAACATTTCTCATGTCAATGGTGCCGACATTTACTCTGAAGCTATTCCAATCGGATCTATACAAGTTCCGGCGAGTGGACAACCGATAGTATTACTCGCTGACCGTCAAACAACTGGTGGATATACGAGAATTGCAACTGTAGCGACTGTTGATCTGGGAAAATTAACACAAATGCCGGTGGGCGGTATAATACGGTTTAAGGTCATATCGATATATGAATCACAACGTTTACTACGAAAGCGTGAGCGCCAGCTTCGAATATGGGATTTATTAAACACAAATAACATAACCGCGTCTAGTTAA